GCCCAATCAGAGAAAAGAGGGAAAGGAAGAAGTACCGACGCGTTAGCTCAAAGGATCAGAATGATCTTATCTTTCTTATCAGAAAGGAGGTGATCCAGCCGCACCTTCCGGTACGGCTACCTTGTTACGACTTCACCCCCCTTACTAGGCATACCTTCGGCACCGTCCTCCGTTACCGGTTAGACTAGCGACTTCGGGTACCCCCAACTCGGGTGGTGTGACGGGCGGTGTGTACAAGGCCCGGGAACGTATTCACCGCGCCATGCTGATGCGCGATTACTAGCGATTCCACCTTCATGGAGTCGGGTTTCAGACTCCAATCTGTACTGAGAACGGCTTTTTGCGATTTGCTTGACCTCGCGGTCTCGCGACGCTCTGTACCGTTCATTGTAGCACGTGTGTAGCCCAGGACATAAGGGCCATGATGACTTGACGTCGTCCCCACCTTCCTCCGGTTTGTCACCGGCAGTTCCATCTGAGTCCCCAACTTAATGATGGCAACAGATAGCAGGGGTTGCGCTCGTTGCGGGACTTAACCCAACACTTCACAGCACGAGCTGACGACAGCCATGCAGCACCTGTATAGCGGCCCCGAAGGGAAGCGGTATCTCTACCACCGTCCACCATATGTCAAGCCCTGGTAAGGTTTCTCGCGTATCATCGAATTAAACCACATGCTCCACCGCTTGTGCGGGCCCCCGTCAATTCCTTTGAGTTTCACCCTTGCGAGCATACTCCCCAGGCGGTGCACTTATCGCGTTTGCTTCGGCACCGACCCCAACGGGCCGACACCCAGTGCACATCGTTTACGGCGTGGACTACCAGGGTATCTAATCCTGTTCGCTCCCCACGCTTTCGCGCCTCAGCGTCAGTCTATGGCCAGAAGCTCGCCTTCGCCACCGGTGTTCTTCCTAATATCTACAGATTTCACCCCTACACTAGGAATTCCAGCTTCCCCTCCTAAACTCTAGTACAGCAGTTTCAAGCGCGTTTCTCCAGTTGAGCTGGAGCCTTTCACACCTGACTTGCCATACCGCCTACGCGCCCTTTACGCCCAATAATTCCGAACAACGCTCGCCCCTTACGTGTTACCGCGGCTGCTGGCACGTAATTAGCCGGGGCTTTTTCCTCGGTTAACGTCATCACCCATCCATTTCCTGATAGGCTTATTCCTCTCCAAGAAAAGAACTTTACAACCTTTCGGCCTTCTTCGTTCACGCGGCGTCGCTCCGTCAGGCTTTCGCCCATTGCGGAAGATTCTTAGCTGCTGCCTCCCGTAGGAGTCTGGGCCGTGTCTCAGTCCCAGTGTGGCCGTTCACCCTCTCAGGCCGGCTATCCATCGTCGCCTTGGTAGGCCTTTACCCCACCAACTAACATAATGGACCGCAGACTCCTCTTAGGTCGACGCCTAAGCGCCTTTCCTCTATCACTCTTATGAATAAAAGAGCTTATGCGGTATTACCCCATGTTTCCATGGGCTATCCCCCATCCCAAGACAGATTATCTACGTGTTACTCACCCGTTCGCCGGTCTCAAAAGTCCGAAGACTTTCTACCCCTCGACTTGCATGCTTAAAACGCGCCGCCAGCGTTCGTTCTGAGCCAGGATCAAACTCTCCATTATAGTATGTTCAACATCCGAAGATGTTGAGTTCTTACTTATAAAAAGTCCTTATCCCAACCCGTTTTCGCTCGCGTCGGATACTTTTCTTCCCTTCCCTATTTCCTCTGACAAAGATCCTTTCTCACTCACAAAAGCTCCTCACCTTCATGAGCGTGACGCCAGTTGTACCAAATCCCCTCAACCTTGTCAAGCAGATTCAGACGCTTTTTGCGGTTTATTTTCAACCGGCTCTTACCAACCGAACCACGGTCAAACCGTTGCTCAATCAGTGAAGCGTATTATATCAACAGAACATCTTGTGTCAACCAAATTTGCAAAACTTACGATAAAAAAACGCTTACTCATCCATTGGTGCATGCTCTTCGCCTTCTGCGGCATCAAGATGCTGTAAAGCTTCCCGCTTCTCGGCCAGCCGAGTCGATACATCTTCAAGCTCTGCAAGTATATCCCGTAGCTCTGTGGTGCGCGAAGATACAGAACCGCGCCCCTCCTCTACAAGAAGATGAAATACAGAAGAACCAAGACTGCTGACAAGATCGTCATGTCGAGCCTGAAGCTGCCGAATTTCCAATGAAAGGACACTATAATCACCGATATCCCTGGCCCGTTCTTTGGCCCGATCAAAGAGCCGCCTGGAAGAATCCACTCCGCTTTTCAGCCCTTTTTCAACCCTTTTCTTCCAATCCTTCATATATAAAAGGTAAGAAGATATCATGGCAAAATCAAGAGACAAACCATGCCACTCTTGTGTATACTGGGTTTTAATGGATGAATCGCACACACCCTTTTATCGTCGCTGCATCAATTGCGGAGCATGGATCGAAGAGGGTTCACGTATTGCCGATAGATTTTGCAGCATCGAATGCTCACTTCGCTACAAGCGTTGCGGGAACTGCGGAGCTTATTATCACGCCGCAGGCGACAAGGGTGAGACGGTATGTCCGGTGTGCGGATATCGTCAGGAACAGAACGAAGAGGGAGGAACATAGTATGAGACTCATTTTTCTCGGCCCTCCGGGAGCCGGTAAGGGAACCATAGCGGTAAAAGTGAAAGAGGCGTATCAGATTCCCCACATATCAACCGGCGACCTTTTTCGAGAGGCCATTGCCAATCAGACTCCTCTAGGAAAAAAGGTCAAGGCTATTCTCGACAGCGGAGAGTTGGTGCCTGATGAGGTGACGGTGGAGATGGTAAAGGAACGCTTATCTCGTTCGGATGTAAAGGGTGGATTTATCCTCGACGGATTTCCCAGAACAACGGGACAGGCGGATGCACTCAAGGCCTTTGCATCCGTGGACATGGTGATCAACTTTGTGCTGAGTGAAGAGAAGATTGTCGAACGCCTTTCCGGCAGGCGAATAGCAAAAAAATCCGGCAGGGTGTATCACGTAAAGTATAATCCTCCGGCAAAAGAAGGAATCTGCGACGAAAGCGGAGAGCCCTTGATCCAGCGCCCGGACGATAAACCGGAAGCAATCAAAAACCGACTACGGGTCTATGCGAAGCAGACGGCACCGCTTATCGATTACTACCAAAAAGAGGGAAGTCTCGTCGATATCGATGCAGCCCCCTCCCCCGAAGAGGTGTTCGAATTGGTACGAACGGCCCTTTCGAAGCTCTCATAGCAGGGATCAGGGAGAGGCTCCTTTTTTCGAGGCATCCAGAACCTGCCGGATTGCATCCGGATCGAGGAGGTCCGGCTCGGAAAGGAGCTTCTCTATTGCAGCATCATCCGTGAATCCGGCATCAAGGGCGAGGCGAAGCTCTTCAAGCCCTTCCTGATAACGTTCCAGATCGACGAGAAGTATACGGGCAAAATCAAATGTAGCTTCAGCCGTAAGTGTGCCGGCATCGGATAGTTCCTGATAATACGTGACGGCCTCTTCAGGCCTTCCCTGATCGGCAAGAAGAGTAGCGAGCCGTAGTTTGAGAGCCAATTCATCGTCTTGTTTTTCGGCCTCTTCGGAAGGTCTCGTGCCCGAAGAAGCGGCCCCTGCCCCGCCCTCCGGCTCACCCTTTGTCTTCAGGGCTTTTGTAAGCCAGATAAGCTCATCCCCCGGCATAAAGGCCCCGGAAGCAAGATCGGCAAGCCTGAGGTAAAGCTTACGCTTGCCAAATCCGGCAACCGTTTCATCCTTCCATTCGTCGGCCGACGGCCTGAGGATATCGAAGGCTTCACGATAAGCTCCCCGGCGTTCAAGGAGCAGAGAAAGGTTGAGTGCAGCAGGGCCATAGCGCTCATGTTTTTCAAGAAGCTCCCGATAGAGGCGCTCCGATTCATCATCCCGACCTTCCAACATGCAGCCATAGGCAAACAGTTCAGAGACAAGCACATTCTCAGGGTAACGTCGATGAAGGTCTTCTGCCTGACGACTGCCATATCGAATATCGCCAGCTAAAAAAGCGAGGCGTGATGATTCATACTGATAGCGCAGGGAACCAGGTTCAAGCTCAAGAGCCGCTCGAAAGGCGTCAAAGGCCTCTGCATAGCGGCCATCCTCTTCAAGCAGCATCCCGCGTCCGGACTCGCTTTCCGCCAGTCGACGAGATAGAACGGCATCGCTCATACAGCCGGAAAAAAGCAAGAGAAACAGGGCACAAGAAATAAACAGCCGCCGTCTCATACGACCGTCAGCCAAGCACTGTTTCCTCAATTTCCTGCACCTGGGAACGATAAAGACTGGCGATATTCGCTCCGTAATCGGCAATAAGCTGGATAATATTCCGGGGTCGGTCATCCTCATCAATGCCGTTGATCCGGTCTCCGGCATCCCCCAGACCGGGAAGAATATAGGCATCCTCATTGAGAACGGGATCCATCCAGAGCGTATAAACCTCGACATTATCAAGGGCCCGAACAATGCGAAGTGCTCCCTTAAGAGCCGATATTACATTGATACACTTGATAGATCGGGGCTGCACCCCTTGGCTGAGAATATATTTCACGATGGTAACAAAACTGCCGCCGGTGGCATTCATGGGATCGGCAAACACGAGATCCTTTCCCTGAAGCTCCTCCAGGGAAAAATAGGAACGCTCCAGATCGAGAATATACTCCATGTTGTACTCTTTCTTTGCATCGTCACGTTTAATCTTAAAAAGGGCAAAAGGGGTAACATAATTGGTCGAACTATATTCCTGGATCTCCTTGCTGACGATCATCGAAGGAAGCAAGGCGCCGCGAAGCATAACGCACATGACCGTGTTTTCAATGGCTTCATCGACATCGGGAATTTTGTGAACGGCAAAGTTCTGTACAGGAAGAACGACAGGAGTTTCGGCAATGAGATAATTTTTTTTCGGACTATGAGACTCAACAAACGAGAGATTAAAGAGCATCTCATAGGCACGCTGAATATAGTAAACAAACTCATCATGAGGGGTATCTACCGTTCGGAGCTTGGCAATCAGACGAGAGGCCTCACCATGCACCTCATCGGGAGTGTCGAAACAATAGACATGGACATGATCCTCCCCCTGGACAATATCCTGCATCTTTTTTCCCATTCGGTCGTAGACATCGATAAGGCGTTGCTTTGCATCACTGAGACGGCGCTCATTAGCGGCCTTGTTCAGAACCTCGAAAATTTGCTGAGCCTCATGATAGAGACGATCCATCTCCGATAATTGCTGTTTATCACTGTCCGTGAGATATCCATCCAAATCTGTCGCTTTTAGGACAATCTTACTCATTCTTCTTCTCCTGCTATGTATGCAGCACCACTCTACCCCATCTCCGGGACACCGTCAATTCTCGCTTTTTTCCGCTTTTTTTGCCGACAGATTGACTTTTCGAAATTGGGAGATATACTAATGAAGGAAAAGAATATAAAGGAGTTTTAGTGCATGAAAAAGCGAATTTTTGTGGTCGGCCTACTTCTCTTGTTTACGACAAGTGCAAGTGTTTTCTCCCTCGGAATCGGTGCGGCCTTCGGACTAAACGGAATCGGAGATGAAAACACCGGCGGCAATATCATGCTCAGCGCAAAACTTGACCAGCTTCCTATGGTGCTCGGGCTTTCATATAATCTTGACGATCCTTTTTCCTTTGGTCTTTATGGTGATTGGCAGATGGTTCGGCAGCCCCTCGTTAATTTTGTAAATATTTATGCAGGTCCCGGTTTCTTCTTCAGCTATACCGATGTTTCCGATGATGCGGTCCAGCTCGGACTCAGAATCCCCGTGGCTCTTTACATCTTTCCCGTTGATTTTCTCGAGCTGTTCCTCGAGGTAGCTCCTGCTTTTAGCTTTGTTCCAGAAATCGATCTCGGCTTCCAGTCGGCGCTTGGTTTTCGTTTCTGGTTCAACTGATACTAAAACTATTATTGCATCCGTTCCGGCCGTCCGCGTTTAGCCTGCGGGCGGTCTTTTTATTTCCTTTGCCTTTTCCGCCGCCATTCTCTACAATAGTGCTATGAGCGATGAATTCGATCTTTTCGACGATCTTGAAGAAGAGGCAGAGACACCTTACCTGCTCTTTTCCGTGGGGAAAAGACTCTTTGCAGTCGAAGCCCTCCAAACTCGAGAGATGGTTAAGCTTCCTGAGACCGTTCCGGTCCCGGAACAGGCGCCGTGGGTACGAGGTATCATGAGCTTGCGGGAAAAAACATATCGGGTCATAGATTTCAGGAAACGGATTGGCATGAAGGGAAGCCGAGAAGAAATCAGTGATCTGGCAGAAGAGCTTGATAAGCGAGAGGCAGAACATAAGCAGTGGCTCAAAGCACTTGAAGAGTCTCTTGCCAATGGGTCAGAGTTTACAGGTGAAGAGAATCCGCACCAATGCGGCTTCGGCCGTTGGTACGACCACTACAAATCCGACAACGTGAACGTAACAATCGAATTAAAGAAGTTCGAAGCACCCCATCAGCTTATTCACGAAACGGCACATCAGGTTTTATCGCTAAAACAAAAAGGCAAAAAAGAAGAAGCAATTACGTTGATCAGACAGCGAAGGGAAGGCGAACTTGCAAAGATGATTGAGCTTTTCGAGAGTCTAAAGGCAACGCTTTTTTCAACCTTGAGAGAAATCGCAATCATCATCGATTCAGAGACTCATCCAAGTGCGATTTGCGTAGATACGGTAGTCTCAGTGGAACCCCTGGAAAAAGCGGCTTCGGCAGAATTTGTCTTTGCCCAAGACAAGGCCTCTTCCCTGAGCAGAAATGCGGTGATAGGCAAAAGGCTCGGCGGAGAAGAACTGGTGCTCATCCTTGATCCCGAATGGATTCTCAACGAAACGGAAAATAGTGACCGGACCTTCCAATAGGAAAATCCGGCCACGCATGCCGAAAATACTACACCCGTTCGATCCGTGCCACGACTCGCGCTTCCGGATCGGGGCATGCGACAAGCGCAACGCCGTCCTGTTCCCAGCGCAAACTTCCGCCGGCGGCAAATGACATACAGGTTGGGAAAGCGACAAAAAAGAGTTCCGGACAAAAACCATCGCTGTTCTCCAATTTCATGCAGCCATGGTCCCTTATGATGAACGAGTCGCCTTTTTTCAGGCCCGCCGAACAGTGGCCAAAGATCGATTCAACCGTCACTTGTACCGAATGCCTCATGCGGCCACAACCCCCTTTCTCTTTGATGTACGAAAAAGATACACAGCAATGAATAAACACACTGCAAGACTGATGACATTTACCAGAATGAGGTGGCTTAATAAGCCGAGACCACCCACTAATAAAAGCAGCTGGGCAATCCGATCAAGTTTCATAAAAAGGAAACGACTGAAACCGGCAGAGAGAAACAGCACGCCGAAAAAGGCGGAGCCCACAGAAAGAACGATCGAAAGCGGAGTGCCTATTGCCATAAGGGCGGGGTTGTATACAAAGGCAAAGGGAACAAGGAAGGCCACAATGGCCAGTCGACAGGCGGTCAAAGCCGTTTTATTATGATCCGCACCGGCAATCCCTGCAGCTCCATAGGCAGCAAGGGCAACAGGAGGCGTCAGCGCGGACGCGATACCGTAGTAATAGACGAAAAAGTGTGCTGGTAGTACCGCAACCCCCATATCAAGCAGTGCAGGTACCGTCAGGGCCGATACAATGACATAAACGGCAGCTGCAGTCATTCCCATGCCGAGAACGATGGAACTCACCATGGTCAGCAACAATACGACAAAGAGACTGTTTCGCGAAACAGCAAGAATCATCGAGCTGAATTTGATCCCGAGTCCCGTCCCGGTAATGACACCGACTACTATTCCGGCAACGGCGCAGGCAACGGAGACCATGACGGTGTTTTTCGCCCCCTCTTCCATTGCCGCCAGAATATCCCAGATGCCCATGCGGGTCTCTTTCCGAATAAAGCTCAAAAGAACCATGGCAACGATTCCGACACTGGCGGCAAGCATCGGGCTATAGCCCATAATCAGCATGGCAGCCAAAATGATAATCGGCAGGAGATAATACCAGCCTTTTTTCAGGACCTCTCTTTTGGACGGAATATCTTCATCACGCATAGGCCCAAGACCGAGCCGTTTAGCCTCAAAATGGACCATTGCCAACACAGCAGAAAAATAAAGGAAGGCAGGGAAGATTCCCACCAGCATGATCTTTGAATAGGGTGTATTGGTAAACTCCGCGATAAGAAATGCAACACTTGCCATAATCGGTGGAGTGATCATACCGCCATTGCTTGCAGCCGCCTCTATCGCAGCCGCGAAATGAGGCTTGTACCCCACACGTTTCATAAGGGGAATGGTGATACTACCGGTAGCGACGGCATTTCCCACACCGCTTCCGTTGATTGTAGCCATCATGGCACTGGCAACCACGGCAGCCTTTGCAGGCCCTCCCCACATCTTCCCTGTCAAACCGAATGCAAGATCAATAAAGAAATTTCCCGCACCACTTTTATTGAGGAAGGCAGCAAAAAGAATAAACATGATGACATATTCTGCAGCAACCTTTATCGGAATACCCAATATGCCTTTCGTTTGGTTGTAAATAAAATCGACAAAGCGGCTTATACTCATTCCCCGGTGATAAAGCGACGAAGGGAAAAGAAAACCGAAAAAGGCATAAAAAAGAAAACAGGCGGCGATGATCGTCACTGCCCATCCCAGCTTTCTTTTGCTTGCCATCAACGTCACCAAAACCAGCAAAATGCCGATAACGATATCGCCGTGGTTCGGTCTGCCCATTCTCAGAATAATGTGTTCATAATCGAGAAATGAATACAACGCAATCGCGGCCACGAGGATAAGGAAAAGAACAGAAATCACTTTTTTTATCTTTCCCGCCTGAGGCATATTCAGGTCGGTCAAGAACGCAATCATTAAGATACAAACAAGATGTATCATTCGGTGAAGCCAGCTTTCGAGTAGACCCGTAAAGCCGGTATAAAGGCTAAAGCCGCTCAGGGCCAAGGCAAAAAGACAAAGCAGAACCTCTCCCACCCTTATCTTTCGGATTCCACCCGAGCGGAGTTTCTCGACTATCGTATCGCCAGAACTTAGCTCTTCAGTCATAGTTGTGTCCTTCTAAACAGCAATTCCGGTCCGCCTCAACAACGAACCGGAATCACAGGTTTTTACTGGATGAGTCCGATTTCTTTGTAATATCGTCTGGCTCCGGGATGAAGGATACTCTGATCAATCCCCAAGAGAGCATCATCTCCGATCTCGACACCTTCAATCTGATTAAGCTTGTCCTTATTTTCAAGGATCGCCTTTGTCAGCTGATATACAAGCTCCTCAGGAAGATCATTGTTGGCAAAAAAGACGGAAGTATGGCCGATGGTCAAAGCGTCGCTATCCTGCCCTCTGTAGGTTCCAGCCTTGATCGTGCCTTTGAAATAACCGAGATTTTCTGCAAGAAACTGGTCCAGCTGTTCCTTACTCAGGCCTATGATCCGTGCCTTATTGGTGGCATCAATCTCCATGACGTTGGAATTCGGCACGGCCCCTTTGAAAGCGGCCATATCCGCATGACCGTCTTTGAGCAGGCTTGGAGCCTCCCCCCAACTGACGAAGCTTACCGATCCACCATTCGCCTTGATTGAATCGTAGGAAAAACCGTAGAGATTGCAAACCGCTCCGGTCAAGGCTTCAATCCCCCATCCCTTTGGCCCCGGAAGAATCCGCTTGTCACCAAGCTGACCGAATTCGGTAATACCACTATCTGCAAGAACGGTAAACTGAACATAGTCGACGGCAAAGTTCATGATAGCCGAAATATTATCTATTCCGTCTTCGGCAAATACCCCTTTTGCATCAAGGGCATCTATAACATTCGGGAGACTGGCCATACCGACATCCAGGTCACGACCTTCATTCGTGAGCCGAACATTACTGATTGCGCCTCCTTCAATAACCGAAACGGAGACATCGGGCATTTCCGTTTTCAGGATTTCGCTGATCTGGGCAGCCAACAGATACCACGAACCGCCTGCGCCTCCGGCCCCTATGATGATATTCCTTCGTTCACCATCTTTCTGTCCAGAGGCAAAAAGAGGAAAGCTTACAAGTAGTGCACACAGTACAATACCCACCAAAATCTTGTTTTTTCTGGATTTCATATCCTTAACTCCTTTTAGTTGTTGTTTTCTTGGTCCGCTAAAACATGTATTTGCTCATTTGCACCTCCCCTGCACCGACCAATGATTTTCCGGCGGCAATAAGCAGAGTCCAGTAGGCAAGACGCCGGCCCAGAGATAGCAGCGAATTTTCCGCCTCTTCATCAAAAGAAAGGACATCCTTTCCCTTATCACCACTCCAAACCATCGCCCCGGAATAAAAGCCCGGCTCTCCGCCGACATAAACAATTCCACGTGTCAAGCAGGCATGAACAATATTACTGATCGTAAGCTCCTGCCCGCCGTTGCGTCTTCCTCCCACGGCAATGGCGGTAGCAAGCTTGTTTCGGAGCTTACCTCCGTCCCGATCATGCAACGCCCGCATACGGCTAAAAAATGCCGACAGCTGCGGAGTCATATTCATCGCATATACAGGAGAAGCAAAGATAAAAGAATCTGCTTCAAGCAAAGATTCATATAACGGCGTCATGTCATCCTCTATGACACAACGACCTCCGTTTCGCTTGCAAGCGTTGCAGTGATTGCAGGGGGCTATCTTTTTTCCTTTAAAAGAGACAAGTTCAACATTCAAATCATCGGGGGAAAATGTCCGCGCCCCTTCCAGGGCAACCTGCAGGCTCTCATACGTTGCAGCCTTTCTGGGACTCCCGACTATCCCTAAAATCTTCTTCTGCATAACAAAAACCCTTATGATCAGTTTTGATTATAATACAATAGGTCTGATGAGCTGTCAACCTGACCTTAACAAAAGGTAGTGTTCTGAAAATTGGTGATACATAGCGTATAATCACCAGGATTCGGAACA
The sequence above is drawn from the Sediminispirochaeta bajacaliforniensis DSM 16054 genome and encodes:
- a CDS encoding adenylate kinase; translation: MRLIFLGPPGAGKGTIAVKVKEAYQIPHISTGDLFREAIANQTPLGKKVKAILDSGELVPDEVTVEMVKERLSRSDVKGGFILDGFPRTTGQADALKAFASVDMVINFVLSEEKIVERLSGRRIAKKSGRVYHVKYNPPAKEGICDESGEPLIQRPDDKPEAIKNRLRVYAKQTAPLIDYYQKEGSLVDIDAAPSPEEVFELVRTALSKLS
- a CDS encoding tetratricopeptide repeat protein, with the protein product MADGRMRRRLFISCALFLLLFSGCMSDAVLSRRLAESESGRGMLLEEDGRYAEAFDAFRAALELEPGSLRYQYESSRLAFLAGDIRYGSRQAEDLHRRYPENVLVSELFAYGCMLEGRDDESERLYRELLEKHERYGPAALNLSLLLERRGAYREAFDILRPSADEWKDETVAGFGKRKLYLRLADLASGAFMPGDELIWLTKALKTKGEPEGGAGAASSGTRPSEEAEKQDDELALKLRLATLLADQGRPEEAVTYYQELSDAGTLTAEATFDFARILLVDLERYQEGLEELRLALDAGFTDDAAIEKLLSEPDLLDPDAIRQVLDASKKGASP
- a CDS encoding uracil phosphoribosyltransferase, which encodes MSKIVLKATDLDGYLTDSDKQQLSEMDRLYHEAQQIFEVLNKAANERRLSDAKQRLIDVYDRMGKKMQDIVQGEDHVHVYCFDTPDEVHGEASRLIAKLRTVDTPHDEFVYYIQRAYEMLFNLSFVESHSPKKNYLIAETPVVLPVQNFAVHKIPDVDEAIENTVMCVMLRGALLPSMIVSKEIQEYSSTNYVTPFALFKIKRDDAKKEYNMEYILDLERSYFSLEELQGKDLVFADPMNATGGSFVTIVKYILSQGVQPRSIKCINVISALKGALRIVRALDNVEVYTLWMDPVLNEDAYILPGLGDAGDRINGIDEDDRPRNIIQLIADYGANIASLYRSQVQEIEETVLG
- a CDS encoding chemotaxis protein CheW, encoding MSDEFDLFDDLEEEAETPYLLFSVGKRLFAVEALQTREMVKLPETVPVPEQAPWVRGIMSLREKTYRVIDFRKRIGMKGSREEISDLAEELDKREAEHKQWLKALEESLANGSEFTGEENPHQCGFGRWYDHYKSDNVNVTIELKKFEAPHQLIHETAHQVLSLKQKGKKEEAITLIRQRREGELAKMIELFESLKATLFSTLREIAIIIDSETHPSAICVDTVVSVEPLEKAASAEFVFAQDKASSLSRNAVIGKRLGGEELVLILDPEWILNETENSDRTFQ
- a CDS encoding TIGR04076 family protein, producing MRHSVQVTVESIFGHCSAGLKKGDSFIIRDHGCMKLENSDGFCPELFFVAFPTCMSFAAGGSLRWEQDGVALVACPDPEARVVARIERV
- a CDS encoding TRAP transporter permease; its protein translation is MTEELSSGDTIVEKLRSGGIRKIRVGEVLLCLFALALSGFSLYTGFTGLLESWLHRMIHLVCILMIAFLTDLNMPQAGKIKKVISVLFLILVAAIALYSFLDYEHIILRMGRPNHGDIVIGILLVLVTLMASKRKLGWAVTIIAACFLFYAFFGFLFPSSLYHRGMSISRFVDFIYNQTKGILGIPIKVAAEYVIMFILFAAFLNKSGAGNFFIDLAFGLTGKMWGGPAKAAVVASAMMATINGSGVGNAVATGSITIPLMKRVGYKPHFAAAIEAAASNGGMITPPIMASVAFLIAEFTNTPYSKIMLVGIFPAFLYFSAVLAMVHFEAKRLGLGPMRDEDIPSKREVLKKGWYYLLPIIILAAMLIMGYSPMLAASVGIVAMVLLSFIRKETRMGIWDILAAMEEGAKNTVMVSVACAVAGIVVGVITGTGLGIKFSSMILAVSRNSLFVVLLLTMVSSIVLGMGMTAAAVYVIVSALTVPALLDMGVAVLPAHFFVYYYGIASALTPPVALAAYGAAGIAGADHNKTALTACRLAIVAFLVPFAFVYNPALMAIGTPLSIVLSVGSAFFGVLFLSAGFSRFLFMKLDRIAQLLLLVGGLGLLSHLILVNVISLAVCLFIAVYLFRTSKRKGVVAA
- a CDS encoding TAXI family TRAP transporter solute-binding subunit; its protein translation is MKSRKNKILVGIVLCALLVSFPLFASGQKDGERRNIIIGAGGAGGSWYLLAAQISEILKTEMPDVSVSVIEGGAISNVRLTNEGRDLDVGMASLPNVIDALDAKGVFAEDGIDNISAIMNFAVDYVQFTVLADSGITEFGQLGDKRILPGPKGWGIEALTGAVCNLYGFSYDSIKANGGSVSFVSWGEAPSLLKDGHADMAAFKGAVPNSNVMEIDATNKARIIGLSKEQLDQFLAENLGYFKGTIKAGTYRGQDSDALTIGHTSVFFANNDLPEELVYQLTKAILENKDKLNQIEGVEIGDDALLGIDQSILHPGARRYYKEIGLIQ
- a CDS encoding flavodoxin family protein; protein product: MQKKILGIVGSPRKAATYESLQVALEGARTFSPDDLNVELVSFKGKKIAPCNHCNACKRNGGRCVIEDDMTPLYESLLEADSFIFASPVYAMNMTPQLSAFFSRMRALHDRDGGKLRNKLATAIAVGGRRNGGQELTISNIVHACLTRGIVYVGGEPGFYSGAMVWSGDKGKDVLSFDEEAENSLLSLGRRLAYWTLLIAAGKSLVGAGEVQMSKYMF